One segment of Cellulosilyticum sp. I15G10I2 DNA contains the following:
- a CDS encoding trans-sulfuration enzyme family protein yields MDFNTLCIHGNDDKYDRTGAVSVPIFQSATFAHPGVGQSTGYDYSRLQNPTREHLEKTVAQLEGGIDAIAFSTGMAAVSALLELFSPGDHIIASDDLYGGSHRLFHNISMKNGITFDFVNTSNLSLIASHINPQTKAIFIETPSNPMMQVTDIAAVSQLAKNKNLLLIVDNTFLTPYFQQPIKLGADIVIHSGTKYLGGHNDTLAGFLVVCDNQILEQLRFIYRTTGACLSPFDSWLLIRGIKTLAIRMEKQQENATKLAGWLCTQEKVKAVHYVGLSTHPDYEVSKKQSTGFGAMISFEVDCEQTAKKILECVSVIQYAESLGGVETLITYPMMQTHADVPKEERDAKGINECLLRLSVGLESIQDLTRDLADALKEE; encoded by the coding sequence ATGGATTTTAATACACTTTGTATACATGGTAATGATGACAAATATGACCGTACCGGTGCTGTAAGTGTACCTATTTTTCAGTCTGCAACTTTTGCACACCCTGGTGTTGGTCAAAGCACAGGTTATGATTACTCACGTCTTCAAAACCCAACGCGTGAACATCTTGAAAAAACAGTCGCTCAACTTGAAGGAGGTATTGATGCAATAGCTTTTTCAACAGGGATGGCAGCTGTTTCTGCGCTCCTAGAGCTTTTCTCACCGGGCGATCATATTATTGCTTCTGATGATCTCTATGGGGGTTCCCATAGACTCTTTCATAATATATCTATGAAAAATGGCATTACCTTCGACTTTGTAAACACTTCTAATCTTTCGCTGATTGCATCTCACATTAACCCCCAAACTAAAGCAATTTTTATCGAGACGCCAAGCAATCCTATGATGCAGGTCACAGATATTGCCGCTGTATCACAACTTGCAAAAAACAAGAATCTTTTGCTGATTGTTGATAATACATTTTTAACGCCCTACTTCCAACAGCCTATTAAACTTGGTGCAGATATCGTCATACACAGTGGCACAAAATATCTGGGCGGTCACAATGACACCCTTGCAGGTTTTTTAGTTGTCTGTGATAATCAGATCTTAGAACAACTAAGATTTATTTATAGGACAACGGGTGCGTGTCTTTCACCATTTGACAGCTGGCTTTTGATTCGTGGTATTAAAACCCTTGCTATTCGTATGGAAAAGCAACAGGAAAATGCCACCAAGCTCGCTGGATGGCTTTGTACACAAGAAAAAGTTAAAGCAGTACATTATGTTGGACTTTCGACGCATCCTGACTATGAGGTTTCAAAAAAACAATCAACTGGCTTTGGCGCCATGATTTCCTTCGAGGTAGATTGTGAACAAACTGCAAAAAAAATATTGGAATGTGTATCTGTCATACAGTACGCAGAGAGCTTGGGTGGCGTAGAAACACTGATCACTTATCCCATGATGCAAACGCATGCTGATGTTCCCAAAGAAGAACGGGATGCAAAAGGTATTAATGAATGTCTGCTCCGT